The Pseudanabaena sp. PCC 6802 genomic interval CTTGGACAAGTTCACGAGCGAGCCACAATTGCCAAGTAAGTAAAGGCATCAAGTCCGACCAAGTCTCCATCTGAGCAGGGGTAGAAAGCTGAGGGATTGTCCAATGGAGACGTTGACGCACCAAGCGATACCAATGCTCAATGGCAAATCTGCGCAGATATTTTTGCCATACCTCACTCAAGATTGGCTCGTCTTTAGCGACCCAAATCAACCACAGGGGTTTCGATTCAGGCATATCAAGACGTTCGACCAGAATGAGTGTAAAGGGATGGTCTGCGGCTTGCTTTAAGTGCAGGTTTGGCCATCGACGAATTTGCAATCGTCCCAGTTTAGGCTCTGCAATTGTGATGTCTGCTTGGGGAATAGACCAAGTGTCAGAGTCTTTGAGGCTAAATTTCTCTCCATGCTTATGGGGTCGCCCATGCCCCTCGTAATCCTTTGGGGCATGATACAGAACCCGGTTGGGGCGTAGCCTGAGCAGCTTGATACACGGGATGTCTGCTGTTTGCTGCAAAAATGGTGCGCACCCATACTCGCCATCCCCCAGGAAAAGCACAGTCCCAGGAATTTCCGCACAAACCAAGCGTAACTGACTAGCGGCTTTCTGAATCGGGTTCTCGAAACTGGTGATCCGCTCATGCCGCAACGGTAAGGCAAAACTCCCTTCTGACTCTGGAATCCAGGCAATTGTGCTGTATCCTTGCCCCACCGTAACAGGTTTGCTTCCTACTCCCGGTTGAGGTTGATGTTCGTAGGTGCGTTCTTGTAATGTCACCGCATAGGGACGCGACCAGGCTGTATGGTCGCCCGCCAATATCGTCACCTCTGCTGCCGGCATTTGCTGTATGTATTGCTTCATCAAGTCTTCACGTGGAGGATGACTATCTTGCAGTGCTTCATAGATACTCGACCACTCCCTCCGAAATAATGGGCTTAACGAAAGTTCCACAAACGATGAAACACTCCGACTCGTCAGTACCGCATCCATCAAGTCGAACAGCGCATCTCTCCCGTTCCCTATAATTTCGTACGTGTACTTGCGAAATTGCTCAAGTTTATCCAAACTAATCATGATGAAGCTGTTGATTTTATAGTCTTTTCAGCTTCCATCATCAAGCGGTCAGTCTGCAATGGCTGGCTGCTTTTTACCACTTTTTAGTCTAAACTCCAGTTAGAAGCTGAGGCGATCGCCGATCGTGAACGTCAAGAAAAATTACTGGAGCGTCAGGAAAAGGAAAGGCTGGCAGCATACCTTAGATCGCTGGGCATTAATCCTGATGAAATTCCATAAGCGATCGCCATGCAAGAAAAATTAGCCAAAGAACAAGCTGAAGCGATCGCTGCTCAGGAAAAATTTACCAAGGAACGGTCTGAACGAGCTAAGCAAAAGGCTGAAGCGATCGCCGAACAAGAACGGAAAGAAAAATAACCTGTCACGAGTACCTGGGATGGCAAAGTTGGTTGGGGCAATCGCAGCGACATTGCCTACACTTTCCCAACAGCAATTTTCCAGATGAAGTATAGCGGTTTTCATCTGAAAACGAGAAGGGGGCTTGGGGGCGTTGCCCCCGAGAAGGGATGGAACCCCTTCACCCCAAAAATAAAACCCGTTCTCAAGTGAAACCCGCTATAGCATTGCCTCAAGCGGATGGCGGGAATCGAACCCGCAACTAAAGCTTGGGAAGCTTTCGTTTTACCACTAAACTACACCCGCATTGTATTTCGTTTACTCTAGCATAGCAGCCGATATTTAGTAGATGGCAAAAAACTAGGCTATTAATTTATATGCACCATCAACTTTACCAACTGGGGCCGATGCACTAAATTTCTCGCCTTTACCTTCGTACTTTAGGTATGCTACGCACTCAACCTCGATACCATCCTGCTCCTTTTTGAAAGCAAACTTTGCCCGATCTACTTCAGATAAAGTATCAACTTGACGAGCTGACACCACGAAATCTTTTTCATAAAAGACCTCAAATGGCATTAATAGCATTTGCTGATAGTCGTCTCCCAGCCCCATGCGCTGGCACTCGGCCACAATACGTTCCGGGACGAAAATTAGCTTGAGCAATTCTGCCGAACTACCATGTTTAATTGCTGTAGTTAAATTTTGCAGAAAAGTGTCAAGATCCATATTACTTGCATTTCTCTAAACAAATACCCCAGCATAGCATGACCGATCGCCAGGATAGTTTAACCCTCAGCGTTTCCGACTTAACTCACAAAATTACGCAGTTACTTAAAACCGAGATCGGTTACGTGCGCGTGTCGGGGGAAATTTCTGGGTTTAAGGTTGCCTATTCGGGGCATCGCTACTTCACGCTTAAAGATGAATCGGCCCAAATTGATTGCGTCCTCTGGCATAGCCGCCTCGTAGATTTTGTGATCGCTGACGGCATGATGGCGATCGTTACCGGGCAGATCGCTGTCTACGCTACCAGAGGGAAGTATCAAATTGACTGCCACGCGATCGCTCCGATGGGACAGGGCGATCTTTACCTTGCTTTTGAAGCGCTAAAACGAGATCTGGCAGAGAAGGGATTTTTCGATCCCGATCGCAAACGTCC includes:
- a CDS encoding NF041680 family putative transposase, whose protein sequence is MISLDKLEQFRKYTYEIIGNGRDALFDLMDAVLTSRSVSSFVELSLSPLFRREWSSIYEALQDSHPPREDLMKQYIQQMPAAEVTILAGDHTAWSRPYAVTLQERTYEHQPQPGVGSKPVTVGQGYSTIAWIPESEGSFALPLRHERITSFENPIQKAASQLRLVCAEIPGTVLFLGDGEYGCAPFLQQTADIPCIKLLRLRPNRVLYHAPKDYEGHGRPHKHGEKFSLKDSDTWSIPQADITIAEPKLGRLQIRRWPNLHLKQAADHPFTLILVERLDMPESKPLWLIWVAKDEPILSEVWQKYLRRFAIEHWYRLVRQRLHWTIPQLSTPAQMETWSDLMPLLTWQLWLARELVQDSPLPWQKPMTKLSPGRVANAFALVLVRIGSPSPDPKPRGKSPGWPLGKKRTQRIRYPTVKKRYAKPLKKASAATA